The Pirellulales bacterium DNA window ACAGATCCATTCCTCGAGACCACCGACGGCGGCAAAACCTGGACCAACATCGGCTCGCCCCACGTCGACCATCACGGCATCGCCTTTGACGCCAACGGCAGTCTGCTGGAGGGGAACGACGGCGGCATCTACCGTCTCACCAATTCGAACCCGCAAAGCCCGCAGTGGACCAGCCTCAATGGAAGCACGCTCTCCATCGCCCAAATCATCGGCATCGCCACGAACCCGTACAACCGCAACTTCGCCCTGGCCGGCACTCAGGACAACAGCACGGTCGAGTTTGCCGGCAGCATCGGCTGGCCGAACGACGTCATCGGCGGCGACGGCGGCTGGACCGCGATCGATCAAACCAATCCGAACACCATGTATGGAGAAACCCAAGGACTGAACCTACAGCGGTCCGACGACAATGGCGCGACCTGGACGGGGATCATGAATGGAATCAACCTAAGCGATCCCGCCAACTACTACGTATTTTATACAATGGATCCGTCCAACTCGTCGCGCCTCGTCTACGGCACGAATCGCGTCTATGAGACCACAAACAAGGGCAACAACTGGCACGCCATCAGCGCGCCCAACAGCAACGGCTGGAACTCGACCAACAACATCCAGGCACTGACCATCGACCCCAATCATCCCAACAGTGTGTACGCCGTGGCCGGTGGTACGATCTTCGTCACAACCAACGACGGCGGCAGTTGGAGCCAACTGGCCGCCCCCGGCGGTCTCACGGATAGCTTCCAGCAAGTGCTGGTGGACTCCACCAACAGCTCGAGCCTCTATATCGTCCGCAACGTCTCGGGAGGCGGCCAGGTCTTTCACAGCAGCAACGGCGGCGCGTCGTGGAGCAATATCAGCGGCAACTTGCCGACCAATGGAACGCATGCCATTGCCTATGACCCGCGCAGCGGCACCATCTTCGTGGGCGACTTCACCGGAGTCTGGGCCTCGACCAACGGCGGTGCATCCTGGTCCCGCTATAAGACCGGTCTCCCCAATGTGTTTGTCAACGGCCTGGTTCTAAATCCGCGTCTCAACGAGCTGGTGGCCGACAGCTACGGTCGAGGCATGTGGGCGATCACCTTGACCTCCAACCCCGATCTGCCCAGCGGTTGGTCCGGCGCGGATATCGGTAGTCCCCGATACTCGGGCGATGATTATTTCGATGGAAGCTCTTGGACGGTCAGCGGCGGCGGCTCGGACATCGGGAACACGTCCGATCAGTTCAATTTCGCGAGTGAGAGCTTCACGGGCGATGGCATTGCCACAGCCAAGGTCACCAGCCTCGTCAACAGCAATCCCTCGGCCAAGGCGGGAGTGATGTTCCGCAACAGCACGGCCGCCAACGATATGTTCGTGGACGTGGTGGCCACACCCGGTAACGGCGTTTCGCTGCAATGGCGGAGCAGCGCCGGCGGCAGCGCTAACTCTGTGCAAGTGAGCGCGGTCCCCGCGCCTTCGCCGAGTTCGCCAGTGTGGGTCAGGCTCGTGCGGTCGATGAACGGCTTTGCCGGCTGGTATAGCACCGACGGTGCGACCTGGCAGCAGATCGGCTCCGCGGTGACTGTGAACATGGCCGGCGCGGCCCAGGTCGGGCTGGCCGTCACATCGCACAATAACAACCTCATCGGCGGCGCGGCATTCAACACTGTCGGCGTCGTCTCCACGCAAGTCACGAACAACCTGGACAGCGGTCCCGGTTCGCTACGTCAGGCGCTGCTGAATGCCGCCACGATCTCGGGCGTAACGCCGACGATCCGGTTCACCTTGCCAGCGGGGTCGCAGACAATCAATTTGCTCACGCCGTTGCCGGCGATCGGCGGGCCGATGGTGTTCATGCTCGATTCCACACAACACGTGACGATTGCATTCCCTACGGGTCCGGGTTGGACTAGCTCCAGCTCGCTCACTCTGACCGGCGCCGGCACTCTCGCCGTGACCGGCGGCGGCATCGAGGGCACGGGCAATCTGACAGTCGATGCCGGCAGCAATTTGACGGCTGGCCACATCATTCAGGGCGCCTTGGTGATCGGCGGCACGGCGGTCAGCCCGGCGATGGTCACGATCGCCGCGAGCGATGCCAATGGGAATCCGCTGAACTCCGTGGCGGCTGTCAGCACCAGCGCGGCGATCCTTGCAATGGCCAGTTATCCGCAGCCTGCCCCGACGACTGCGGAAAGCGCGTCGGCGGTCGCAACAGCCTTTACACTGACTTCGAACAGCGGCGTATCTTCGACCTCCGACGCAGCAACATTTCTCGAACGGCAAACTGCCATTGTCGCAAACGGAAATGGCAAGTTGCTTCATTGCGACGCCGTCGCTGCTGCGTTCGCGGATTCTGATGTGCTGGAGTGGGCGGCCTCGACTCCGGCCTCTCGGTATTCGGCGGCCGACGCCGATATCTCTCTATTATCCGACGATCTGATCGATGCGATCGGCCGACAATGGCCAACGTGAATCGGAGACGTGCAACGTTAGCCCCCGTCCGCGATGAGCAGATAGTAGATATCGGTGCAGATTTTTGTGGGGTCGCTATTCCATTCGTCTTTCCAGTGTCCGTAAGTCTCCCAATTGGGGCCGGCCAACTTGTGCCCATTGTCGGCGCACCACAGACGAATCGCCTCATGTGCTTCCTGAAGCAGGCCGTAAGGCCCGTAATGAGACGTTGTGGCAACGAGGCCGGCTGGGGTCGCTGACCCGACAACTTCGCCGCATCCGGCGAACGCGGACTCTAACTCGACGCCCACTTCAAGGTTGATCTGATCGTCCAAGTAGACCGCGACATGCCGTCCAGCCCCTGGAATCTGTTGCGAGCGGACAACATTCCAGACGGCTCCACAGGCTTCCGGAACGACCTTGGAGAGTTCCCGCAATCCTGCGCGACAGCGCACGACCGCCAGCGGACGACTGCTAAGTTGTTCGAGCCGGACGTTGTATTCCATTCAAAGGCTCTTCGCGGCGGCCCTTTTTCCGCGTCCCGCATTGCAGCAGCATACGCACCGCGGCCCCGCCCGGCGATGGTCAGCCAATCTGGCTTTGGCCGTCGCAGACGCAGTCCGCAGACAACGTTAATTCTTGCCCGCATCCTTGCTTGGCTGCTTCTTGGCGTCCTTCTTGGGTTTCTTGTTTTTCTTGTCGTTCTTTTGACGATTGTTGCCTTTTCCCATCTGTCGTACTCCTGTTTTTGATGAATGAGCCGGCCGCGAAAAGAGGTGCTGAACAAGTGCGCCGAGCGCACCAGTCGCGCTCAGCAGGTTCCCGAGCATACCAAATACTCACCTGTTTTTGAATCGCGGATCAATAGCGACCGGCGACGACATGCCGCCTTCGTGAGCGAGATTCCGAAGTCGCGATTGACGTCGCTGCCGCCGGACGAGACCCAAAAAAAACCGCCAGCCCATCCGCTTCCTGTACGCCGCGAGTTTCTCAAGCGACACCCGCGGAACGAACACCGGTGCGACATCCGAGCACGGAGATGCTCGATCGCTCCATTCATTTGAGCCGTTTCCGCTCCGCGCGCTCCCGAATCTTGTCGATCCAGTGTCCCCAACCCTTGGGCATACCTTCGCGATGTTGGGGCGAAATCAGTCCCATGCCGCGATGCACGAACGTCAACCGCGTTCCGCTCCCTTGGGCGACAAAGCGATATTGAAGATGATTCACCGCGGGGTACGACATCATCAGCGGCCCACAGATTTCGAGCAGGGTCGGCGGCTTGATCACCTGCACATGCCCCCACAAGTGACCCGCTTTATCGCCCAAATCGCGAAACCACCGCCCACCCGGCCATGCTTCCAGCTTGAACGGCATCGCCGTGCCATCCATCATTTGCGCGTCTGGGCCAAGCTCGTCGAGCATCGCTTCGAAGGCGATCTCGATCGGCGCCGCGATGTCGGTCGCTTTTTGAATCTCGACTGTTTCGATCGAATGTTGGGCCTGTGGTGAGTGTTGGTGCTGTGTGTCGGTTGTCATGAGGTTCCTTTCTTGCCGGTTGCTCGCCCGGGCGCGCTCGACTGAGCGAGGGCGCGCCGCTCGGCCCGCGCACGGATGCGGTCGAGCTGGCGCTCCCAATGCTGTTCGAACGTCTTGACCCAGTCGTAGACCGGCCGCAATTGGTTGAAGTTAAGTTCGTACACGCGACGTTGCCCCTGCTTGCTGACGGAAACGATGCCGACCTCCCGCAGCACGCCCAAGTGCTTCGAAACGGCCGGCTGCGGCAGTCCCAGCGCCACGACGATTGCCCCGACGGCGAGGCGGCGGCGCCGCGAAAGCAGATCGATGATCTGCCGCCGTCGCGGCTCGGCGATAGCGCTGAAAACGTCGGACGCGGCAGATGCTCGGGACATGCCGGGATTATATTCTCATTACGGAATATGTCAAGCGGGGCGTTGGAGAACCCTCGATGAACACAACCTTCGTTGAATTAGTGGTTGATGGAGATATCGTTGATTTGAACCGTATTCCGCTGCCAGCCGATACCCCGATTATGGACGAGCGGTTCCTACCCATTAGGTAATCGCTTCGTCGATCGAGTCGCTTGCCGCACCGGACCCGGCCAATGATAATGGGTGGCCCCGGTGTTCAAGTCGGAAATCGTCGTCACGGCGCGGATTCGGCTTTCATTCAGATTGTTTGCGAAATTCTGGTGAACCTCTCGGCGCCCAGCGGCGTCTAATGTGTTGAATGGACGAAGCATGATCTGCAATTCGGCAGATCAGGTCGATTGAAAGCGGTTTTTCCGGCTGCGAGGTTCCCGTGGTTTGGTTAAGGCTGAGTTCGATCCTAGAACGCATAGCGACGTTTTACTCCGCGCCCGCCGCGGGTAATACGTCGCTCCCCTTGCGCTTGTGACGCTCGGCCAACACCAAGTATGCCAACAACTTGAAGGCCCGGTGTCCAAGCGACGCCGGGCCTTTTTCGTTGGCTTGTTAGTTGCGGATCAAGGGTTGGTGGCTGAGACGGTATAGCGCCTGGCTGAAGACCAGGAGACGAGGATTCGAGCGCCTCCCGACCCACTGGCAAGGCTCTTTGACAATTCGATCAGGATTCATGGCACCCAGGATGTCGCGGAATGAACGCTATGGGTTCGAGTCCCACCTGAGCTATTGTGTTTCATCATTACTACCGCCCTGCTCGCTTGCCTTGGGGCAAGCGTGCTCGGTTGCTCGTCCTCGTGGAGCAGCCTGGAGTGCTCGCCTGCCCGTCAAGCAGGAGATCACGGGTTCAAATCCCGTCGGGGACGCCGTTTGAATTGACGCAGGTGAGCCAGTGCTCAGTGGAGTCTCATAAGCTCCAAGCGCCGGGCGCGACACCCGGACCTGCAACTGAGGAGAGGGACTACAGGCTCGGGGCTAGGGACTAGGGTACGCGCAAGCGGGGTCGGCGCGAAATGAATGGACTCCGCACATTCGACGAAGCTAGTTTGTGCATTCGACGAAGTCGGCGGATATTCCCCAGCCCCTAGCCCCGATTCCCTAGCCCCGGCTTGGAAGGTAGCCGGACACGGTTTGCCGGGCCGCTCTGCTAAGGCGGTTCTCGCTTGTCGAGATGAGGGTTCGGCTCCCTTGCCTTCCGCTTGGTTGGTCGAGATGAAGCATGCCCCGATGGTGAAATGGACATCATCCGAAATACGAATCAGCGAGTCGGTCACACTTCGTACTTCGCACTTGGTACTTCATACTTGATTCGGTGTCCGTGGTGTAGCGGTTTCTGCACGGCTGGCTCGGGCACCGACCGAAGGTTGGTCGCCAGACGGTGGCGGTTCGGCTCCGCCCAGATACCCCCGAGGAAAT harbors:
- a CDS encoding metalloregulator ArsR/SmtB family transcription factor, which codes for MSRASAASDVFSAIAEPRRRQIIDLLSRRRRLAVGAIVVALGLPQPAVSKHLGVLREVGIVSVSKQGQRRVYELNFNQLRPVYDWVKTFEQHWERQLDRIRARAERRALAQSSAPGRATGKKGTS
- a CDS encoding GyrI-like domain-containing protein codes for the protein MEYNVRLEQLSSRPLAVVRCRAGLRELSKVVPEACGAVWNVVRSQQIPGAGRHVAVYLDDQINLEVGVELESAFAGCGEVVGSATPAGLVATTSHYGPYGLLQEAHEAIRLWCADNGHKLAGPNWETYGHWKDEWNSDPTKICTDIYYLLIADGG
- a CDS encoding SRPBCC domain-containing protein: MTTDTQHQHSPQAQHSIETVEIQKATDIAAPIEIAFEAMLDELGPDAQMMDGTAMPFKLEAWPGGRWFRDLGDKAGHLWGHVQVIKPPTLLEICGPLMMSYPAVNHLQYRFVAQGSGTRLTFVHRGMGLISPQHREGMPKGWGHWIDKIRERAERKRLK